From the Streptomyces pluripotens genome, one window contains:
- a CDS encoding ferredoxin, producing the protein MRLVVDLNKCQGYAQCAFLAPDVFTMHGEESLVYNPRVAEDQRQGLARAVAACPVQAITADGLDGAAEPTAESAREASHGS; encoded by the coding sequence ATGAGGCTAGTCGTCGATCTCAACAAGTGTCAGGGCTACGCGCAGTGCGCGTTCCTCGCACCCGATGTCTTCACCATGCACGGCGAGGAATCCCTGGTCTACAACCCACGGGTAGCCGAGGACCAGCGGCAGGGCCTCGCGCGTGCCGTCGCGGCCTGTCCGGTACAGGCGATCACGGCCGACGGCCTGGACGGTGCGGCCGAACCGACGGCCGAGTCCGCCCGGGAGGCTTCCCATGGAAGCTGA
- a CDS encoding DUF885 domain-containing protein has translation MSETNSPLPRQVADAYVADLIALDPVTGTYLGVKESSHRLPDYSPAGQEALAELARTTLAKLDGAERQSGADSDAERRCGRLLRERLTAELAMHEADEHLRAMGNMDTPGHSVRDIFTVTPAQTEEDWAAIAERLRAVPGALAGYRESLQLGLDRKLFAAPRPTATYIRQLTEWTDIDGKGRGWYEDFAAAGPDALRTELDQAARAATEAQTELRDWLRDVYAPAIEGAPNVVGRERYARCARYFNGTDLDLDEAYAYGWSEFHRILGEMKQEAEKILPGAETPWAALAHLDEHGRHIQGVDEVREWLQDLMDRAIEDLDGTHFELAERVRKVESRIAPPGGAAAPYYTGPSEDFSRPGRTWLPTMGQTRFPVYDLVSTWYHEGVPGHHLQLAQWAHVAENLSRYQATVGGVSANAEGWALYAERLMDELGYLTDPEERLGYLDAQMMRALRVIVDIGMHLELEIPADSPFRPGERWTPELAEEFFGAHCSRPADFVESELTRYLTIPGQAIGYKLGERAWLLGRERARERHGDAFDLKAWHMAALSQGSLGLDDLVDELSRL, from the coding sequence ATGTCAGAGACCAACAGCCCACTGCCCCGGCAGGTCGCCGATGCCTATGTCGCCGATCTCATAGCCCTGGACCCGGTCACCGGCACCTATCTCGGTGTCAAGGAGAGCTCTCACAGGCTCCCCGACTACTCGCCCGCCGGCCAGGAGGCCCTCGCGGAGCTGGCGCGGACGACGCTCGCGAAGCTGGACGGGGCAGAGCGGCAGTCCGGTGCGGACAGCGATGCGGAGCGGCGCTGCGGACGGCTACTGCGGGAGCGACTGACCGCGGAACTCGCGATGCACGAGGCGGACGAACATCTCCGCGCGATGGGCAACATGGACACGCCAGGCCACTCGGTGCGGGACATCTTCACGGTCACCCCGGCGCAGACGGAGGAGGACTGGGCGGCGATCGCCGAGCGGCTCCGCGCGGTGCCGGGCGCGCTCGCGGGCTACCGCGAGTCGCTCCAACTCGGCCTGGACCGCAAGCTGTTCGCGGCTCCCCGCCCGACCGCCACCTACATCCGGCAGCTCACCGAGTGGACGGACATCGACGGCAAGGGGCGTGGCTGGTACGAGGACTTCGCCGCGGCCGGGCCCGACGCGCTGCGCACCGAACTGGACCAGGCGGCCCGTGCGGCCACTGAGGCCCAGACGGAGCTGCGGGACTGGCTGCGGGACGTGTACGCGCCGGCCATCGAGGGCGCCCCGAACGTGGTCGGCCGCGAGCGGTACGCGCGCTGCGCCCGGTACTTCAACGGCACCGACCTGGACCTGGACGAGGCGTACGCCTACGGCTGGTCGGAGTTCCACCGGATCCTCGGCGAAATGAAGCAGGAAGCGGAGAAGATCCTGCCCGGCGCCGAGACGCCGTGGGCCGCACTGGCACATCTCGACGAGCACGGCCGGCACATCCAGGGCGTGGACGAGGTCCGCGAGTGGCTGCAGGACCTGATGGACCGTGCCATCGAGGACCTGGACGGCACACACTTCGAACTCGCCGAGCGGGTGCGGAAGGTGGAGTCGCGCATCGCCCCGCCGGGCGGTGCCGCGGCCCCGTACTACACGGGGCCGTCGGAGGACTTCTCCCGGCCCGGCCGTACCTGGCTACCGACGATGGGCCAGACCAGGTTCCCGGTGTACGACCTGGTGTCCACCTGGTACCACGAGGGTGTCCCCGGACACCACCTGCAGCTCGCCCAGTGGGCGCACGTGGCCGAGAACCTCTCCCGCTACCAGGCGACGGTCGGCGGGGTCAGCGCCAACGCGGAAGGCTGGGCGTTGTACGCGGAACGGCTGATGGACGAGCTGGGCTATCTGACGGACCCGGAGGAACGGCTTGGCTACCTGGACGCGCAGATGATGCGGGCGCTCCGGGTGATCGTGGACATCGGCATGCACCTGGAGCTGGAGATCCCGGCAGATTCGCCGTTCCGCCCCGGTGAGCGCTGGACACCCGAGTTGGCAGAGGAGTTCTTCGGCGCGCACTGCAGCCGGCCCGCCGACTTCGTGGAGAGCGAGCTGACCCGATACCTGACCATTCCGGGCCAGGCGATCGGTTACAAGCTCGGTGAGCGGGCATGGCTGCTGGGCCGGGAAAGGGCACGCGAGCGGCACGGCGACGCGTTCGACCTGAAGGCCTGGCACATGGCCGCGCTGTCGCAGGGGTCGCTGGGCCTGGACGATCTGGTGGACGAACTTTCCCGGCTCTGA
- a CDS encoding DUF2079 domain-containing protein has product MTALPVQLSTREAAVQRSTDAETTPEGEQGIGWRIWALSGVLFFLYALVSLRTHERLLSNSYDLGIFEQAIRSYAHGELPVSELKGPDFPLLGDHFHPILALLAPFYWVWPSPKTLLVAQAALVAASAIPLALWARRSLGRLAGLIIGSSYGLSWGVASAVGFDFHEVAFAAPLLACSLCALGQGRLRAAAAWALPLLLVKEDLGLTVIAIGLVIAWRGNRRIGLATAGIGLAGTLLTLFLILPAFSPTGSFGYWDRLGDPAGAEQGLAGTLYHYTIGLITPVTKVSTLLFVLAPTLFLALRSPLVWVAVPTLVWRFASNNSFNWGTGFHYSLVLMTIVFAAFVDALVRRGQVASLRRYLAGSLAVTLLLLPQFPLWQLVQPATWRATPRLGAARDVMRLIPDGATVQASTNLVPQLTNRTSVSLFGWAGSRPNPGWIMVDTQVPDERRWPLSHTAEQAALHTALANGYTEVANKNGFVLLQRN; this is encoded by the coding sequence GTGACAGCACTTCCCGTTCAGCTTTCCACGCGAGAAGCAGCTGTGCAGCGGAGCACGGATGCGGAGACAACACCCGAGGGAGAACAAGGCATCGGGTGGCGGATCTGGGCGCTGTCCGGCGTGCTGTTCTTCCTCTATGCGCTGGTGTCCCTGCGTACCCATGAGCGTTTGCTGTCCAACAGCTACGACTTGGGAATCTTTGAGCAGGCGATTCGCTCTTACGCACATGGTGAGTTGCCTGTGTCCGAACTGAAAGGACCGGACTTCCCGCTGCTCGGGGATCACTTCCACCCCATCCTTGCGCTGTTGGCCCCGTTCTACTGGGTGTGGCCGTCACCCAAGACGCTCCTAGTCGCCCAGGCCGCGCTCGTGGCCGCGAGCGCCATCCCGCTGGCCCTCTGGGCCCGCCGGTCACTGGGGCGGCTGGCGGGCCTGATCATCGGCTCAAGCTACGGGCTGTCCTGGGGAGTGGCGAGTGCCGTCGGCTTCGACTTCCACGAGGTCGCCTTCGCAGCCCCGCTGCTGGCCTGTTCGCTGTGCGCTCTGGGCCAGGGGCGGCTGCGTGCGGCGGCAGCCTGGGCGCTGCCGCTGCTGTTGGTCAAGGAGGATCTTGGTCTGACAGTCATCGCGATCGGCCTGGTCATTGCCTGGCGCGGGAACCGACGGATCGGCCTCGCAACGGCGGGGATCGGACTGGCGGGGACCTTGCTGACCCTGTTCCTCATCCTGCCTGCATTCAGTCCGACAGGTTCTTTCGGCTACTGGGATCGGCTGGGGGATCCCGCCGGTGCGGAACAGGGCCTGGCCGGGACGCTGTACCACTACACGATTGGCCTCATCACCCCCGTGACAAAGGTGTCGACCCTGCTGTTCGTGCTGGCACCGACGCTGTTCCTGGCTCTTCGATCGCCGCTGGTGTGGGTCGCGGTGCCGACGCTCGTATGGCGCTTCGCCTCCAACAACAGCTTCAACTGGGGCACCGGCTTTCACTATTCACTGGTGCTGATGACCATCGTCTTCGCCGCCTTCGTCGACGCACTCGTCCGGCGTGGGCAGGTGGCGAGCCTGCGAAGGTACCTGGCGGGCTCGCTTGCTGTGACACTGCTGTTGCTCCCACAGTTCCCCCTCTGGCAGCTCGTCCAGCCGGCCACCTGGCGCGCCACCCCCCGACTGGGTGCCGCGCGCGACGTGATGCGCCTCATCCCCGATGGTGCCACCGTACAGGCGTCCACGAATCTGGTTCCTCAGCTCACCAACCGGACCAGCGTGAGCCTTTTCGGCTGGGCCGGGAGTCGCCCGAATCCGGGGTGGATCATGGTGGACACGCAGGTTCCCGACGAGCGGCGATGGCCACTTTCCCACACAGCGGAACAAGCCGCCCTCCACACGGCACTTGCCAACGGGTACACCGAAGTCGCCAACAAGAACGGGTTCGTGCTGTTGCAGCGGAACTGA
- a CDS encoding NAD(P)/FAD-dependent oxidoreductase, with product MEADHVDRLRHEGRIVIVGASLAGLRAAETLRAEGFTGSLTMIGDEPYEPYDRPPLSKAVLLGKASPHHTELPHRREIDATWRLGVAATGLDLTAKRVRLADGDEVEYDRVLIATGVRARPWPKEAEAGLDGVFVLRTRDDATALYQRLKSGPRRVFVIGAGFAGSEIASACREMGIAVTVAERAGAPLVGALGGTIGAVAAELQLENGVDLRTRVTVTELEGDSVGRVRAVHLSDESVIEADVVVVSLGSLYNTEWLNGSGLGAGPRGVACDAGCRAFDFRGIVTDDVFVAGDVARSPHPLFGYQFLALEHWGNAVAQAETAAHNMISAGAERRPHMWMPAFWSSQFGVNIKSVGVPPMGDQLMVTQGSLAERRFIAVYGHRGRMVAAVSFDNTRWLEFYQRQIERGAPFPVEFPTMDRRPEGRKPVAADFPDPSLPTHGPTVTLSGFSPTDRQLVFTPAHH from the coding sequence ATGGAAGCTGACCACGTGGACCGGCTCCGGCACGAGGGACGCATCGTGATCGTGGGCGCCTCACTGGCCGGGCTTCGGGCCGCCGAGACCCTACGCGCCGAGGGCTTCACCGGTTCGCTCACGATGATCGGTGACGAGCCGTACGAACCGTACGACCGGCCACCGCTGTCCAAGGCCGTCCTACTGGGGAAGGCGTCCCCGCACCACACCGAGTTGCCGCACCGCCGGGAGATCGACGCGACGTGGCGGCTCGGCGTCGCGGCGACCGGCCTCGATCTGACCGCCAAGCGGGTACGGCTGGCTGACGGGGACGAGGTGGAGTACGACCGCGTGCTCATCGCCACCGGCGTCCGGGCCCGTCCCTGGCCGAAGGAGGCGGAGGCCGGTCTGGACGGCGTCTTCGTGCTGCGCACCCGCGACGACGCGACCGCGCTGTACCAGCGGCTGAAGTCCGGGCCGCGCCGGGTGTTCGTCATCGGCGCCGGGTTCGCGGGTTCGGAGATCGCCTCGGCCTGCCGGGAGATGGGCATCGCCGTCACCGTGGCCGAGCGGGCCGGCGCGCCGCTGGTGGGCGCCCTCGGCGGGACGATCGGTGCGGTCGCCGCCGAACTGCAGCTGGAAAACGGCGTGGACCTGCGCACCCGAGTCACGGTCACCGAGTTGGAGGGCGACTCGGTCGGCCGAGTGCGGGCCGTCCACCTGTCCGACGAGAGCGTCATCGAGGCGGATGTCGTGGTCGTCTCCCTGGGCTCGCTGTACAACACGGAATGGCTGAACGGGTCGGGGCTCGGTGCCGGGCCCCGCGGCGTCGCTTGTGACGCGGGCTGCCGGGCCTTCGACTTCCGGGGCATCGTCACCGACGACGTCTTCGTCGCGGGTGATGTCGCGCGGTCGCCGCACCCGCTGTTCGGCTACCAGTTCCTCGCCCTGGAGCACTGGGGCAACGCCGTCGCCCAGGCGGAGACCGCCGCGCACAACATGATCAGCGCGGGCGCCGAACGCCGCCCCCACATGTGGATGCCAGCCTTCTGGTCTTCGCAGTTCGGCGTGAACATCAAGTCGGTCGGGGTACCGCCGATGGGTGACCAGCTCATGGTCACCCAGGGATCGCTGGCCGAACGCCGTTTCATCGCCGTCTACGGTCACCGGGGCCGCATGGTGGCCGCCGTGAGCTTCGACAACACCCGGTGGCTGGAGTTCTACCAGCGGCAGATCGAGCGCGGCGCGCCGTTCCCGGTGGAGTTCCCGACGATGGACCGGCGCCCGGAGGGCCGGAAGCCGGTCGCCGCCGACTTCCCCGACCCGTCGCTGCCGACGCACGGTCCCACCGTGACCCTCAGCGGCTTCTCGCCGACCGACCGTCAGCTGGTCTTCACCCCGGCCCACCACTGA
- a CDS encoding Lrp/AsnC family transcriptional regulator: MAESVVLDPVDLHLLRLLQNDARTTYRDLAAQVGVAPSTCLDRVTRLRRSGVILGHQLRLDPAKLGRGLQALLSVQVRPHRRELVGPFVERIRALPEARTVFHLTGPDDYLVHVTVADMADLQRLVLDEFTSQREVARVETRLIFQQWECGPLLPPGHAQS; the protein is encoded by the coding sequence ATGGCTGAATCTGTCGTACTGGATCCGGTGGATCTGCATCTACTCCGGCTGCTGCAGAACGACGCCCGGACCACCTACCGCGATCTCGCCGCACAGGTCGGTGTGGCGCCGTCGACCTGCCTGGATCGGGTGACCCGGCTGCGCCGCTCGGGCGTGATCCTGGGGCACCAGCTGCGACTCGATCCGGCCAAGCTGGGGCGCGGGCTCCAGGCGCTGCTGTCGGTGCAGGTCCGGCCACACCGGCGGGAACTGGTGGGGCCGTTCGTGGAGCGGATCCGCGCGCTGCCGGAGGCTCGGACGGTGTTCCATCTGACCGGACCGGACGACTACCTGGTGCATGTCACTGTCGCGGACATGGCGGACCTGCAGCGGCTGGTACTGGACGAGTTCACCTCACAGCGGGAGGTGGCCCGGGTGGAGACCCGGCTGATCTTCCAGCAGTGGGAGTGCGGACCACTGCTGCCTCCCGGCCACGCCCAGAGCTGA
- a CDS encoding peptidylprolyl isomerase encodes MPSQAGKAVTVPPYDATKAARPYSVRLVTNRGAITFEALTTRAPCATNSFAYLAGKGYYDQSTCHRVTTRSIFVLECGDPSGKGTADPGYYFKEENLRGASYPAGTVGVSKVVPGRNGSQFFISYADPSVKMPPQWTPFGRVVDGLDVVKEIGANGTQDHSTDGRPRTPVIIESVTVQPATAAPESEPTDDLT; translated from the coding sequence ATGCCCAGCCAGGCAGGGAAGGCCGTCACCGTGCCGCCCTATGACGCCACGAAGGCCGCACGTCCGTACAGCGTCCGATTGGTCACCAACAGGGGCGCCATCACATTCGAGGCGCTGACCACCCGCGCGCCCTGCGCCACCAACTCCTTCGCCTACCTGGCCGGCAAGGGGTACTACGACCAGAGCACCTGCCACCGTGTGACAACGCGGTCCATCTTCGTCCTGGAATGCGGGGACCCCTCCGGCAAGGGAACGGCCGACCCCGGTTATTACTTCAAGGAGGAGAACCTGAGGGGCGCGTCATACCCGGCGGGAACCGTTGGCGTCTCCAAAGTGGTGCCCGGCCGCAACGGCAGCCAGTTCTTCATCAGCTACGCCGACCCCTCGGTCAAGATGCCACCACAGTGGACGCCCTTCGGTCGAGTGGTGGACGGCCTGGACGTGGTGAAGGAGATCGGCGCTAACGGGACGCAGGACCACTCGACCGACGGCAGGCCCAGAACTCCGGTGATCATCGAGTCCGTGACGGTCCAGCCGGCAACGGCGGCACCGGAGTCGGAGCCCACGGATGACCTCACCTGA
- a CDS encoding cytochrome P450 — MTQASLMRQITDFANRANPYPLYEELRKTPVLHEEEDGPYVFSSYWDIEALLHDPRVSSDAANLTAAGADELSKPEETGLPPSFIRLDPPEHDRLRRITNSAFGPPHKPRRIDSMRGELADIVTGLIDGFGDARQIDLVDQFAYPFPVTVICRLLGVPREDEPKFRGWVDPVVASLDPDTRRDADAEFRKTAQEARMQLGMYLSSLVEQRTKEPQDDMLSDLVSSHGPDGAMTMMEVLSTSLLLLIAGHETTVNLITNGMLTLLRYPDILARLRDDPGLSANIVEELLRFEPPVQIVPQRSTIADIEVRGVTIPKGSRIWLVLGAGNRDPERFSDPERFDPDRGDIQHLGFGSGVHSCFGAPLARLETQIALTELARRLDGPRLVEDPPPYRQNAVLRGPRHLNIAFDALR, encoded by the coding sequence ATGACCCAAGCCTCGCTGATGCGCCAGATCACCGACTTCGCCAATCGTGCCAACCCGTATCCGCTCTACGAGGAACTCCGCAAGACGCCGGTGCTGCACGAGGAGGAGGATGGTCCCTACGTCTTCAGCTCGTACTGGGACATCGAGGCTCTGCTCCACGACCCTCGGGTCAGCTCGGACGCCGCGAACCTGACCGCCGCCGGAGCCGATGAGCTGTCCAAGCCAGAGGAGACGGGGCTTCCTCCGTCCTTCATCCGGCTTGATCCGCCGGAGCACGACCGGCTGCGCCGGATCACCAACAGCGCCTTCGGCCCGCCGCACAAGCCACGCCGGATCGACTCCATGCGGGGCGAGCTGGCAGACATCGTCACGGGTCTGATCGACGGCTTCGGCGACGCACGGCAGATCGACCTGGTCGACCAGTTCGCCTACCCCTTCCCGGTGACGGTGATCTGCCGGCTGCTCGGGGTGCCCCGGGAGGACGAACCGAAGTTCCGGGGGTGGGTGGACCCGGTGGTCGCCAGTCTCGACCCGGACACCCGCAGGGACGCCGATGCCGAATTCCGGAAGACCGCGCAGGAGGCGCGGATGCAGCTCGGCATGTATCTGTCCTCCCTGGTAGAGCAGCGCACCAAGGAACCTCAGGACGACATGCTCTCCGACCTGGTCAGCAGCCACGGTCCGGACGGCGCCATGACGATGATGGAGGTGCTGAGCACCTCGCTGCTGTTGCTGATCGCCGGTCACGAGACGACCGTCAATCTCATCACCAACGGCATGCTCACCCTGCTGCGGTACCCGGACATCCTGGCGCGGCTGCGGGACGATCCGGGTCTGTCGGCCAACATCGTGGAGGAGCTGCTGCGGTTCGAGCCACCGGTGCAGATCGTTCCGCAGCGCAGCACCATCGCCGACATCGAGGTGCGCGGGGTCACCATCCCGAAGGGTTCGCGCATCTGGCTCGTCCTCGGCGCGGGCAACCGCGATCCGGAGCGGTTCTCGGACCCCGAGCGTTTCGACCCGGACCGCGGGGACATCCAGCACCTCGGCTTCGGCAGCGGCGTCCACAGCTGTTTCGGCGCTCCGCTGGCCCGGCTGGAGACGCAGATCGCCCTGACCGAACTGGCCCGCCGGCTCGACGGACCCCGCTTGGTCGAGGACCCGCCGCCCTACCGGCAGAACGCGGTGCTGCGGGGCCCCCGCCATCTGAACATCGCCTTCGACGCCTTGCGTTAA
- a CDS encoding glycosyltransferase has translation MRPSICLCMIVKNESKVIERCLASVKGLIDTWVISDTGSTDGTQDCIRRTLADIPGVLHEERWVDFGHNRSLNLQHARGKADYLLLVDADLEVRREGPLPPLSADAYMLRHACDTSYRIRRLVRGDLPWRYEGVTHEYLTCDQDVRQENLDALVIVDHGDGGSKHDKFERDARLLTGELQRNPNDPRTVFYLAQTMKDLGRTAEAVRLYQRRVELGGWVEEVYWSLLQIGVLKSSVGDWPHAMEAFAQAWESRPQRLEACYEMVTRLRGMRRYRSAHAVVSSVVGGALPAEDLLFTQPWVYRWGLLFEFSITSYWVGDHAGAINACDGLLQMPDLPEEIREQTVKNRRFSEEVLTARRANSTAVAHHVPAVPTGGRRDPSPTAS, from the coding sequence GTGCGGCCGTCCATCTGCCTGTGCATGATTGTCAAGAACGAGTCGAAGGTCATCGAGCGTTGTCTGGCCTCGGTGAAGGGGCTCATTGACACCTGGGTCATCTCTGACACCGGGTCGACCGATGGGACACAGGACTGCATTCGCCGAACTCTCGCGGATATTCCTGGTGTTTTGCACGAGGAACGTTGGGTGGACTTCGGTCACAACCGCAGCCTGAACCTCCAGCACGCTCGCGGCAAAGCCGACTACCTCCTCCTCGTGGACGCCGATCTGGAAGTCCGCCGGGAAGGGCCTCTGCCTCCGTTGTCCGCGGACGCATACATGCTGCGCCATGCCTGTGACACGTCCTACCGGATCCGCCGGTTGGTTCGCGGAGACCTGCCCTGGCGCTACGAAGGTGTGACCCACGAATACCTGACGTGTGATCAAGACGTCCGTCAGGAGAACCTGGACGCGCTCGTCATCGTTGACCACGGCGACGGTGGAAGCAAGCACGACAAGTTCGAGCGTGATGCCCGTCTCCTCACGGGCGAGTTGCAGCGGAACCCTAATGATCCCAGAACCGTCTTCTATCTCGCCCAGACCATGAAGGACTTGGGGCGCACCGCCGAGGCCGTCCGGCTGTACCAGCGACGTGTCGAGCTTGGCGGATGGGTCGAGGAGGTGTATTGGTCCCTCCTTCAAATCGGAGTTCTCAAGTCCTCCGTCGGGGACTGGCCACACGCCATGGAAGCTTTCGCTCAGGCATGGGAGAGCCGTCCACAGCGCCTGGAAGCCTGCTACGAGATGGTCACGCGACTGCGCGGAATGAGGCGGTACCGCAGCGCGCACGCAGTGGTGAGCAGTGTGGTGGGTGGCGCCCTGCCTGCCGAGGACCTGCTGTTTACGCAGCCGTGGGTCTACCGTTGGGGACTGCTCTTCGAGTTCTCGATCACCTCCTACTGGGTGGGTGACCATGCTGGGGCCATCAACGCGTGCGATGGTCTGCTGCAGATGCCCGACCTCCCCGAAGAGATCCGCGAACAGACGGTGAAGAACCGGCGCTTCAGTGAAGAGGTCCTCACCGCTCGACGAGCAAACTCCACCGCTGTTGCCCACCACGTCCCCGCTGTGCCGACGGGCGGGAGGAGAGACCCGTCTCCGACGGCCAGCTGA